A part of Rhodamnia argentea isolate NSW1041297 chromosome 8, ASM2092103v1, whole genome shotgun sequence genomic DNA contains:
- the LOC115744702 gene encoding serine/threonine-protein kinase/endoribonuclease IRE1a-like — protein MPSKMKKAQKPIASDASLDRKEKHVSSEIKGKLGSGMINGKGHSKLKTPCLTKTTQESGKKKENLDKKDKHVSSENKGGLGNSRSGGDGGCNAKTLPKINKKCKSGKSTGSLDRKEEHVSLKNEGEPHLKALSKKKKRPKSKKKNQSPDGKEEHGSLQNDDRICNNKSYNEGDPNLKLPSKTKKAHNLKLPSMTKKAHNLKLPSKTKKAHKFVVPHLSQKLAQKMSFSHTYKVTDIPFHNQCEKTPTIFSWVGGAATTQETIPFHNQHVMTPPTISPWVGAATTRTTYKPTTNKKKQESGKKTENLDKKDKHVSSENNCRLVNSWSGGEGDCNLKTISNRKKRRESGKSNGSLDRKEEHVSSKNEGRLSDSMDQDHAWGDPKKSVGGGTPGRRIGKLFVSNTEIAKGSSGTIVLEGFYEGRSVAVKRLVRAQHHIASQEIQSLRASDGDPNIVRLYGAERDQDFVYLALERCACSLDDLIRARSNSSGKSVFPHDPASNANVEYKMHLGSVEGTMQDVNLWREDGHPSPLLLKLMREVVSGLVHLHRLGIIHRGLKPQNILITKELCAKLSDMAISRLLPGDTSSSEYHVSDCGKSGVKASEQLCPAQQPSSVDAFGLGCILFFCVTGGRHPFGDSLKGDSNTGENTMYLSPVEFMPEAADLFARLLNRDPNLRPKALEVLHHPLFWNSKTRLSFLRDVSDWVKSKGWGTNSDAPGKLESIAERVFDEEWKEKIDCEFMKHMRKFRAYVFKRVEDLLRIVRNTFSHYRELPPEIQEIVGSSPEDLDCYFTRRFPRLLIETYRFVSMSCKDEEPSPFPEYFNG, from the exons ATGCCTTCCAAGATGAAGAAAGCGCAAAAGCCAATAGCCAGTGATGCAAGTCTTGACAGAAAGGAGAAGCATGTCTCTTCAGAGATCAAAGGCAAGCTTGGTAGTGGTATGATCAATGGTAAGGGTCATTCTAAATTGAAAACGCCTTGCTTAACAAAGACAACACAGGAGtctggaaagaaaaaggaaaatcttgacAAAAAGGACAAGCATGTCTCTTCAGAGAACAAAGGCGGGCTTGGTAACAGTAGGAGTGGTGGCGACGGTGGCTGTAATGCGAAAACACTTCCcaagataaacaaaaaatgCAAGTCCGGAAAGAGCACCGGAAGTCTTGACAGAAAGGAGGAGCATGTCTCTTTGAAGAATGAAGGTGAACCTCATTTGAAGGCGCtttccaagaagaagaaacgacccaagtctaaaaagaaaaatcaaagtccTGACGGCAAGGAGGAGCATGGTTCTTTACAGAATGATGACAGGATTTGTAATAATAAGAGCTACAATGAGGGTGATCCTAATTTGAAGTTGCCTTCCAAGACCAAGAAAGCACATAATTTGAAGTTGCCTTCCATGACCAAGAAAGCACATAATTTGAAGTTGCCTTCCAAGACCAAGAAAGCACACAAGTTTGTTGTGCCTCACCTATCTCAAAAATTAGCTCAAAAGATGAGTTTTTCCCATACTTATAAAGTGACTGATATCCCTTTCCACAACCAGTGTGAAAAAACTCCAACAATCTTCTCGTGGGTCGGAGGAGCAGCAACAACCCAAGAAACTATTCCCTTCCACAACCAACATGTGATGACCCCCCCAACAATCTCGCCCTGGGTCGGAGCAGCAACGAC CCGTACCACTTATAAACCAaccaccaacaaaaaaaaacaggagtctggaaagaaaacagaaaatcttGACAAAAAGGACAAGCATGTCTCCTCAGAGAACAACTGCAGGCTTGTTAACAGTTGGAGTGGTGGTGAGGGTGATTGTAATTTGAAAACAATTTCCAACAGGAAGAAAAGACGCGAGTCTGGAAAGAGCAATGGAAGTCTTGACAGAAAGGAGGAACATGTCTCTTCCAAGAATGAAGGCAGGCTAAGTGATAGTATGGACCAGGATCATGCGTGGGGGGACCCGAAGAAATCTGTTGGTGGTGGCACTCCTGGGCGTCGGATTGGTAAACTCTTTGTGTCAAATACAGAAATTGCTAAAGGAAGTAGTGGCACCATTGTCCTTGAGGGCTTCTATGAAGGTCGATCTGTTGCGGTGAAGCGCCTTGTCCGGGCTCAGCATCATATTGCTTCACAAGAAATACAGTCTCTGAGAGCATCTGACGGAGACCCGAATATTGTTCGGCTGTATGGAGCAGAGCGTGATCAGGATTTCGTGTATCTTGCTCTGGAGCGTTGTGCTTGCAGCTTAGATGACTTAATACGGGCACGTTCAAATTCTTCTGGGAAATCTGTCTTCCCTCATGATCCAGCATCAAATGCTAATGTTGAATACAAAATGCATTTGGGTTCAGTTGAGGGGACGATGCAGGATGTTAACTTGTGGAGGGAAGATGGCCATCCCTCACCTTTGCTACTCAAACTGATGAG GGAAGTGGTCTCAGGGCTCGTCCATTTGCATCGCTTAGGAATAATTCATCGAGGCTTAAAGCCTCAGAATATTTTGATTACCAAGGAGTTATGTGCCAAGTTATCTGATATGGCCATTAGTAGACTTCTCCCTGGGGATACATCTTCTTCAGAATATCATGTCTCTG ATTGTGGCAAATCGGGAGTGAAAGCGTCTGAGCAACTTTGTCCTGCGCAGCAACCAAGCTCAGTCGATGCGTTTGGTCTTGGTTGTATCTTGTTTTTTTGCGTCACTGGCGGAAGACATCCATTTGGAGACAGTCTGAAGGGCGATAGTAATACTGGGGAGAACACAATGTACTTGTCCCCAGTCGAATTTATGCCAGAAGCCGCAGATTTGTTCGCTCGTTTACTAAACCGAGATCCTAACCTGAG GCCAAAGGCATTGGAGGTACTTCACCATCCACTGTTTTGGAATTCAAAGACGCGACTATCCTTTCTCCGAGATGTCAGTGACTGGGTGAAATCGAAAGGTTGGGGAACTAATTCTGATGCTCCAGGAAAATTGGAGAGCATTGCTGAGCGTGTTTTCGACGAGGAATGGAAGGAAAAGATAGATTGTGAATTCATGAAGCACATGCGTAAGTTCAGGGCCTACGTGTTTAAAAGAGTCGAAGACTTATTGCGAATTGTGCGAAACACTTTCAGCCATTACAGAGAACTTCCACCAGAAATTCAG GAGATCGTCGGATCATCTCCCGAGGATTTGGACTGCTATTTCACGAGACGATTCCCCAGACTCTTGATCGAAACCTACAGATTCGTCTCCATGAGCTGCAAAGACGAGGAGCCTTCTCCCTTTCCGGAGTACTTCAACGGGTGA